In a genomic window of Syntrophorhabdaceae bacterium:
- a CDS encoding segregation/condensation protein A produces MNGLPTPLEVSVACYEGPLAVLLTLIKKNKVSIWDVPLASITDRFLQYVDLMTEMNLRVAEDFIEMASLLIFIKSKMLLPSDDDTSEENQAEQFVERIIEYEKIRNMSQAIDELPLLGRDVFGRGVRTLDREMEYDLLHLSGLFFELLRNKEERYLEVREIKPTLEEKIKALREVLDTSGLYVWSVDGEEEQTEKVATILGMLELTKIKLAVLIQRRPFGKVILRKKGPPALAGASPDAIEANHTQR; encoded by the coding sequence ATGAACGGGCTTCCGACGCCTCTTGAGGTAAGTGTAGCGTGTTACGAAGGCCCCCTGGCGGTTCTTCTCACCCTCATCAAGAAAAATAAAGTAAGTATCTGGGATGTTCCTCTGGCCTCCATCACGGACAGGTTTCTTCAGTATGTCGATCTCATGACGGAAATGAATTTGAGAGTTGCCGAGGATTTTATAGAGATGGCTTCCCTCCTTATCTTCATCAAATCGAAAATGCTACTCCCCTCGGACGATGATACCTCCGAAGAAAACCAAGCCGAGCAGTTCGTGGAGCGTATCATAGAATATGAGAAGATCAGGAACATGTCCCAGGCAATCGATGAGCTGCCCCTGCTCGGCAGGGACGTATTCGGCCGCGGAGTCAGAACCCTCGATCGGGAGATGGAATACGACCTTCTTCATCTCTCAGGGCTCTTCTTCGAGCTTCTCAGGAATAAGGAAGAAAGATATCTGGAGGTACGGGAGATAAAGCCCACGCTCGAAGAAAAGATAAAGGCGCTGAGGGAGGTGCTCGATACCTCCGGCCTGTATGTCTGGAGCGTCGATGGCGAGGAAGAGCAGACCGAGAAAGTGGCGACCATTCTCGGAATGCTCGAGCTGACGAAGATAAAATTGGCTGTCCTCATACAGCGAAGGCCTTTCGGTAAAGTGATCCTGAGGAAGAAGGGACCGCCTGCGCTCGCAGGCGCGTCGCCGGACGCCATTGAAGCTAACCACACGCAACGGTAA
- the sppA gene encoding signal peptide peptidase SppA — protein sequence MSRTKKTLLILLVIIVVVFAGAFTIGLVSGGLGDKIGVVEIEGVITRSGETMDEIVRFREDDSIKGVILRISSPGGSVGPTQEIFREVRKLREKKKVFVSMGSVCASGGYYIASAGDRIYANPSTITGSIGVIMEQTVVEDLLKKIGIQTNTLKAGEFKDVGSPFRKMRPEEKAYLEQILKDIHEQFISDMAAGRGLTLEKARALSDGKIFTGTRAMELKLVDRIGTFYDCRDDLKKTLNIKGKPVLIRAKKPFSLLRLLVSSTADELMSRSNAAPFSFLLK from the coding sequence ATGTCACGGACAAAGAAGACTCTTTTGATTCTCCTCGTAATCATCGTAGTTGTCTTCGCAGGCGCATTTACTATTGGTTTGGTGAGCGGAGGCCTGGGCGACAAAATAGGGGTCGTCGAGATCGAAGGGGTTATCACCCGGTCAGGGGAGACCATGGATGAGATCGTCCGTTTCAGGGAGGACGATTCAATCAAAGGGGTCATTTTAAGGATCAGCTCGCCCGGAGGATCGGTAGGTCCGACACAGGAGATATTCCGGGAGGTCCGGAAGCTCAGGGAAAAGAAGAAGGTCTTTGTCTCCATGGGTTCCGTGTGTGCCTCGGGGGGATATTATATCGCAAGCGCCGGGGACCGTATTTATGCAAATCCCTCGACCATAACGGGGAGTATAGGTGTAATCATGGAACAGACGGTCGTCGAAGACCTTCTGAAAAAGATAGGGATCCAGACCAATACGCTCAAAGCGGGAGAATTCAAAGATGTGGGCTCGCCCTTCAGAAAAATGCGTCCTGAAGAAAAGGCTTACCTTGAGCAAATCCTCAAGGACATTCATGAGCAGTTCATCTCCGATATGGCCGCGGGCAGAGGACTGACCCTCGAAAAAGCGAGGGCCCTTTCTGATGGAAAGATATTTACGGGGACCCGCGCAATGGAGCTGAAGCTCGTGGACCGCATCGGCACCTTCTATGATTGCCGGGATGATCTTAAGAAGACACTCAATATCAAGGGAAAACCCGTTTTGATCCGGGCAAAAAAGCCATTCTCCCTTCTCCGGCTGCTGGTCTCTTCGACGGCAGATGAACTGATGTCCCGGAGTAACGCGGCCCCCTTCTCTTTCCTCCT